The proteins below are encoded in one region of Thermosulfurimonas marina:
- a CDS encoding ArsR/SmtB family transcription factor, whose amino-acid sequence MGELKTLAHFFKALGEENRLRILEALKEGELSVGELVSRLELSQPLVSHHLRELKLAGLVTSRKEGPYVFYRLKSSRVFELFRLAQSLREDT is encoded by the coding sequence ATGGGAGAGCTCAAGACCCTGGCCCATTTTTTTAAGGCCCTGGGGGAGGAAAATCGCCTGCGAATCCTTGAGGCCCTGAAGGAGGGGGAGCTTTCGGTGGGAGAGTTGGTGAGCCGGCTGGAACTCTCCCAGCCCCTGGTCTCCCATCACCTGAGGGAACTCAAACTCGCTGGCCTGGTCACCAGCCGCAAAGAAGGGCCTTACGTCTTCTACCGTTTGAAAAGTTCCCGGGTCTTTGAGCTCTTCCGCCTGGCCCAATCCCTGAGGGAGGATACCTGA
- a CDS encoding acetylornithine transaminase: MAYLKDLGELYLAQNYRRFPVAFVEGKGARLFDEEGREYLDFCAGIAVCALGHSPPEVVSAIKEQAARLLHVSNLYWTEPQARLAQVLVENSFADRVFFCNSGAEAVEAALKLARRYAWLRHGPGKTKIVALENSFHGRTYGALSATGQPAYWEGFEPLVPDFVHVPPNDLEALREAVDERTCAVILEPILGEGGVIPLEREFLETARRLCDQAGALLILDEIQTGVGRTGQLFAYQHYGVEPEVMCLAKGLAGGLPLGAMLAKAEVMEVLSPGSHASTFGGNPVCCAAALAVLERVRDPDFLAEVRLKGEALRKGLLGLCEKFPEKLKGVRGLGLLLALETRIPAPELMQALFERRILTTAPKPEALRLTPPLTISYREIDALLSALEEILKA; the protein is encoded by the coding sequence ATGGCTTACCTTAAGGATCTGGGGGAGCTTTATCTGGCTCAGAATTATCGGCGCTTTCCCGTAGCCTTCGTAGAGGGAAAGGGGGCCCGTCTTTTCGATGAGGAGGGTCGGGAGTACCTCGACTTCTGTGCGGGGATTGCCGTTTGCGCCCTGGGGCATTCTCCCCCGGAGGTAGTCTCGGCCATAAAGGAACAGGCTGCGCGCCTCCTTCATGTGTCTAACCTTTACTGGACCGAGCCCCAGGCCCGCCTGGCCCAGGTTCTGGTGGAAAATTCCTTTGCCGACCGGGTCTTTTTCTGTAATTCCGGGGCCGAGGCCGTGGAGGCGGCCCTCAAACTGGCCCGCCGTTACGCCTGGCTCCGCCATGGCCCGGGAAAGACCAAGATCGTGGCCCTGGAGAATTCCTTTCACGGGCGCACCTACGGGGCCCTTTCCGCCACCGGCCAGCCGGCCTACTGGGAGGGCTTCGAGCCCCTGGTGCCGGATTTCGTACACGTGCCGCCCAACGACCTCGAGGCCCTTCGGGAGGCGGTGGACGAGCGTACCTGTGCGGTGATCCTGGAGCCCATCCTGGGGGAGGGCGGGGTGATCCCTCTTGAGCGGGAATTTTTAGAGACCGCTCGCCGTCTCTGTGACCAGGCAGGGGCCCTTCTCATTCTGGACGAGATCCAGACCGGGGTGGGCCGTACCGGCCAACTTTTTGCCTACCAGCACTATGGCGTGGAGCCGGAGGTGATGTGCCTGGCCAAGGGGCTGGCCGGGGGGCTTCCTTTGGGGGCCATGCTCGCCAAGGCCGAGGTGATGGAGGTCCTCTCCCCGGGCTCGCATGCCTCCACTTTCGGGGGAAATCCGGTGTGCTGTGCGGCGGCCCTTGCGGTCTTGGAGCGGGTGCGGGATCCGGATTTTCTGGCCGAGGTGCGCCTCAAGGGCGAGGCCCTGCGCAAGGGGCTCCTGGGACTCTGCGAAAAATTTCCGGAAAAACTCAAGGGGGTGCGCGGGCTGGGACTCCTTCTAGCCCTGGAGACCCGCATTCCAGCCCCTGAACTCATGCAGGCCCTTTTTGAGCGCCGTATCCTGACTACGGCCCCCAAGCCCGAGGCCCTGCGCCTCACCCCGCCGCTTACCATCTCTTACCGGGAGATCGACGCCCTGCTTTCCGCCCTGGAGGAGATCCTGAAGGCCTAG
- a CDS encoding rubredoxin translates to MNYEGAWICSTSNCGYMYVPAKGDRKGKIPPGTPFEELPEDWRCPVCGASKKAFRPMGEVEKGGEK, encoded by the coding sequence ATGAACTACGAAGGGGCCTGGATCTGTTCCACCAGCAACTGTGGCTACATGTATGTGCCGGCCAAGGGGGACCGCAAGGGCAAGATCCCTCCCGGGACCCCCTTTGAGGAGTTGCCCGAGGACTGGCGTTGTCCGGTCTGTGGGGCCAGCAAAAAGGCCTTCCGGCCCATGGGAGAAGTAGAGAAAGGAGGTGAGAAATAA
- a CDS encoding GAK system XXXCH domain-containing protein: MKVKRKERLSLSAMAERLRSVAEEVASGRLALPEGIFEVPGQEGLFSLKVKQEEGELEIELKLEFEVAGAEPSEGQRETPREPSSRALKKEMEALFKALGRELSGGGLPDPALAERFLEVHRLYDPYATEFKSAWEEATRLAEDLLSAVQEGNLDTAREIFQKIALSKKTCHKLYKK, translated from the coding sequence ATGAAGGTCAAACGGAAGGAGCGTCTGTCTCTTTCCGCCATGGCGGAAAGGTTGCGCTCCGTGGCCGAGGAGGTGGCCTCCGGGCGGCTGGCCCTCCCGGAGGGGATCTTCGAGGTCCCCGGCCAGGAAGGGCTCTTTTCCCTCAAGGTAAAACAGGAAGAAGGGGAACTGGAAATCGAGCTCAAGCTGGAATTCGAGGTCGCGGGGGCCGAACCTTCCGAGGGCCAAAGGGAAACTCCCCGCGAGCCCTCCTCCAGGGCCCTCAAAAAGGAGATGGAGGCCCTGTTTAAGGCCCTCGGTCGGGAGCTTTCCGGGGGAGGCCTTCCGGATCCGGCCTTAGCCGAGCGCTTCCTTGAGGTCCACCGCCTCTACGATCCCTACGCCACGGAATTCAAAAGCGCCTGGGAGGAGGCCACCCGGCTGGCCGAAGACCTCCTTTCGGCAGTCCAGGAGGGGAATCTGGACACCGCCCGGGAGATCTTCCAGAAGATTGCCCTTTCCAAAAAAACATGCCATAAACTCTACAAAAAATAG
- a CDS encoding ferritin has product MLSPKMEEALNEQIKWELYSAYLYLSMAAYFEDLGLEGFAHWMKAQTAEEVLHAMKFYKFVNERGGRVRLQEIPQPPTEWESPLACIEYALNHEREVTRRINNLMSFAKEEGDHATEIFLQWFVSEQVEEEDSFGRLVNQMKLIQDSPQGLFHLDRELSSRPLDLNLLAQGLA; this is encoded by the coding sequence ATGCTTTCCCCCAAGATGGAAGAGGCCCTCAACGAACAGATCAAGTGGGAGCTTTATTCGGCCTATCTTTATCTTTCCATGGCCGCCTATTTTGAGGACCTGGGGCTTGAGGGATTTGCCCACTGGATGAAGGCCCAGACCGCCGAAGAGGTCCTGCACGCCATGAAGTTTTACAAGTTCGTGAACGAACGCGGGGGACGGGTGCGGCTCCAGGAGATCCCCCAGCCCCCCACGGAGTGGGAATCCCCTCTGGCCTGCATCGAGTACGCCCTGAATCACGAAAGGGAGGTCACCCGGCGCATCAACAACCTCATGAGTTTCGCCAAGGAGGAGGGGGACCACGCCACGGAGATCTTCCTCCAGTGGTTTGTCTCCGAACAGGTGGAAGAGGAGGACTCCTTCGGACGCCTGGTGAACCAGATGAAGCTGATCCAGGACTCCCCCCAGGGGCTCTTTCATCTAGACCGGGAGCTTTCCTCCCGGCCGCTAGACCTAAACCTCCTGGCCCAAGGCCTGGCTTAA
- a CDS encoding MotA/TolQ/ExbB proton channel family protein: MSLWHLILSVGPMGKFTLGLLFLLSVFTWAVILAKWQAVRRARRGLAALEEAFGEEKGAASLAALLEKIPEGLLRQILKDYLRAYSRLKKEYARPEALELRTLWFSGLRTLLLSEWERIREERTRDFPSYLGFLATVGNTAPFIGLFGTVWGIMAAFHRIGLKGNATLATVAPGIAEALIATAMGLFAAIPAVVAYNYFTRAGEAFLEDLSRLERRLLVLCERELLSQALGQEV; encoded by the coding sequence ATGAGCCTCTGGCACCTCATCCTTTCCGTAGGCCCTATGGGAAAATTCACCCTGGGCCTCCTCTTTCTCCTTTCGGTCTTCACCTGGGCGGTCATCCTGGCCAAATGGCAGGCGGTCCGCCGGGCCCGGAGAGGTCTCGCGGCCCTGGAGGAGGCCTTCGGCGAAGAGAAAGGGGCCGCTTCCCTGGCTGCCCTTCTGGAGAAGATCCCGGAGGGGCTCCTGCGCCAGATCCTCAAGGACTATCTGCGGGCCTATTCCCGCCTTAAAAAAGAATACGCCCGGCCCGAGGCCCTGGAGCTGCGCACCCTCTGGTTTTCCGGTCTGCGGACCCTTCTTCTCTCCGAATGGGAAAGGATCCGAGAGGAACGCACCCGAGATTTTCCAAGCTATCTCGGGTTCCTGGCCACGGTAGGAAATACCGCCCCTTTTATCGGCCTTTTCGGTACGGTCTGGGGCATCATGGCCGCCTTTCACCGCATCGGACTCAAAGGCAACGCCACCCTGGCCACCGTGGCCCCGGGCATTGCCGAGGCCCTCATCGCCACGGCCATGGGCCTTTTTGCAGCCATCCCGGCGGTGGTGGCCTACAATTACTTCACCCGCGCGGGAGAGGCCTTCCTGGAAGACCTCTCCCGCCTGGAAAGACGTCTCCTGGTCCTCTGTGAGCGAGAGCTCTTAAGCCAGGCCTTGGGCCAGGAGGTTTAG
- a CDS encoding 1,4-dihydroxy-6-naphthoate synthase — protein MGWVKIPVRLRWVFEDIETLNRLALRGEIPLIKISYALFPEVWERYQALPVGAALGRGCGPLLVASEPLSPEDLSRVEVWLPGEHTTAHLLFRLAFPEARHRRFVLYHEILPALISGKARAGVLIHEERFVYEKRGLYLVRDLGAWWEEETGLPLPLGGPVVRRDLPEGLKSALTRAVRESLRLARERFPELLPFIRSYAQDLSREVISTHISTYVNEYTEDLGEEGQRALQELVHRAGAKGARDLVWGER, from the coding sequence TTGGGCTGGGTAAAAATCCCGGTAAGACTCCGGTGGGTCTTTGAAGATATCGAGACCCTGAACCGCCTGGCCCTGAGGGGAGAGATCCCCCTGATCAAAATCTCCTACGCCCTTTTTCCAGAGGTCTGGGAGCGTTATCAAGCCCTCCCGGTGGGAGCCGCTCTGGGACGGGGCTGCGGCCCCCTTCTGGTGGCCTCCGAGCCCCTTTCCCCGGAAGACCTTTCCCGAGTGGAGGTCTGGCTTCCCGGAGAGCACACCACGGCCCATCTTCTCTTCCGTCTGGCCTTTCCGGAGGCTCGACACCGACGTTTTGTCCTCTATCACGAAATCCTTCCGGCCCTGATTTCCGGAAAGGCCCGGGCTGGGGTCCTCATCCACGAGGAACGTTTTGTCTACGAGAAGCGGGGGCTCTATCTAGTGCGGGATCTCGGGGCCTGGTGGGAGGAGGAGACTGGGCTTCCCCTTCCCTTAGGGGGACCGGTGGTGCGACGGGATCTCCCAGAAGGCCTCAAATCTGCCCTGACCCGGGCCGTGCGGGAGTCCCTGAGGCTGGCCCGGGAACGCTTCCCGGAGCTTCTTCCCTTCATTCGGTCTTACGCCCAGGATCTTTCCCGCGAGGTAATTTCCACCCACATCTCCACTTACGTGAACGAATACACCGAGGATCTGGGGGAGGAAGGACAAAGGGCCCTCCAGGAGCTGGTCCACCGGGCCGGGGCCAAAGGGGCCCGGGATCTCGTATGGGGGGAAAGATGA
- the mqnB gene encoding futalosine hydrolase — protein sequence MLLLVPTETEASPLREAGIPLEIVGFGPVESALRAAEILSRQRPELAVLAGLAGAYPERGLAPGDLVVATEEVFGDLALCFPEGLRPLSRKLPQRERLSLRGPWLEKAITILEKEGQEVEAGPLVTVCCASRDVARARLLALRHRALAENMEGFGVALAAERAGVPLLELRAISNLLEKPEDPWEIEKALYALKEALLCLWRNLR from the coding sequence ATGCTCCTTCTGGTCCCCACGGAGACGGAGGCCTCTCCTTTGAGGGAGGCCGGGATCCCTTTGGAAATCGTGGGTTTTGGCCCGGTAGAATCCGCCCTCCGGGCCGCCGAAATCCTTTCCCGCCAGAGGCCGGAGCTTGCGGTGCTCGCCGGGCTGGCCGGGGCCTATCCGGAGAGAGGGCTGGCCCCAGGGGATCTGGTGGTAGCCACCGAGGAAGTCTTCGGGGATCTGGCCCTGTGTTTCCCCGAAGGGCTGCGGCCCCTTTCCCGAAAGCTCCCGCAGCGAGAAAGGCTCTCTCTGCGCGGTCCCTGGCTGGAGAAGGCCATCACCATCCTGGAAAAGGAAGGCCAGGAGGTGGAGGCCGGTCCTCTGGTTACGGTCTGCTGTGCCAGCCGGGATGTAGCCCGGGCCCGGCTCCTGGCCCTGCGGCACCGGGCGCTGGCCGAAAACATGGAGGGCTTCGGAGTGGCCCTGGCCGCAGAAAGGGCCGGGGTGCCCCTCTTGGAACTGCGAGCCATAAGCAATCTTTTGGAAAAACCGGAAGATCCCTGGGAAATAGAAAAGGCCCTTTACGCCCTGAAGGAGGCCCTGCTTTGTCTTTGGAGGAACTTACGGTAG
- a CDS encoding TIGR00282 family metallophosphoesterase has protein sequence MRVLFLGDIVGSPGRKALRLFLPGLLEEFRPHFVIGNAENAAGGYGLTEKIAEELFALGLDLLTSGNHIWKREFLPYLARSERVLRPANYPEGAPGRGATVLEKDGRKLAVINLEGRVFMRALQCPFRTAAALAEELRLETPCILVDFHAEATSEKIALSWYLDGRVSALIGTHTHVQTADARILPQGTAYLSDAGMCGLRDGVIGMDRKQALEMYLTQVPRRLEVPKKGTVKAEGVFLELEEESGRALRIETFRREES, from the coding sequence ATGCGGGTACTTTTTCTGGGAGACATCGTGGGAAGCCCTGGCCGCAAGGCCCTGAGGCTCTTTCTTCCCGGGCTTTTGGAGGAGTTCCGGCCCCATTTCGTCATCGGAAATGCGGAAAATGCCGCCGGGGGATACGGCCTTACGGAAAAGATCGCCGAGGAACTCTTTGCTTTGGGACTGGACCTTCTCACCTCGGGGAATCATATTTGGAAGCGGGAGTTTCTTCCCTATCTGGCTCGGAGCGAGCGGGTTTTGCGGCCAGCCAACTATCCAGAGGGGGCCCCGGGAAGGGGCGCGACCGTCCTGGAGAAGGATGGCCGGAAGCTTGCGGTGATCAATCTTGAGGGTCGGGTCTTCATGCGGGCCCTGCAGTGTCCCTTCCGTACGGCGGCGGCCCTGGCCGAGGAACTGCGCCTTGAGACCCCCTGTATCCTGGTGGACTTCCATGCCGAGGCCACCTCGGAAAAGATTGCCCTCTCCTGGTATCTGGACGGTCGGGTCTCGGCCCTTATCGGTACCCACACCCATGTGCAGACCGCCGACGCCCGCATCCTCCCCCAGGGGACAGCCTATCTTTCCGACGCCGGGATGTGTGGCCTCAGGGACGGGGTCATCGGCATGGACCGGAAGCAGGCCCTGGAGATGTACCTCACCCAGGTGCCCCGCAGACTGGAGGTCCCCAAAAAGGGGACGGTCAAGGCGGAGGGGGTCTTTTTGGAGTTGGAGGAGGAAAGCGGCCGGGCCTTGCGGATAGAGACCTTTCGGCGGGAGGAGAGTTGA
- the rny gene encoding ribonuclease Y, with product MEVVVVALVALLVGAGAGFVLGSRRKESVEREERRRAEEEARLILERARREAESITQEARIRAKEELLQAKEKLEEEYRRKQEKLEEEYRHRREELQEKEKALARREGELARREGELEKKEGELEARSREIAGLREELARQQEELRGLIAEEKRKLEELAHLSEAEARELLLSRVEEEAREEAARVLMRVEAETKEEARRKAQEILALAISRCAAEFVTEKTVSVVPLPSEEMKGRIIGREGRNIRAFEAATGVDVLIDDTPEVVVLSCFNPIRREIARLAMERLVADGRIHPARIEEVVKKVEEEMETTIKETGEKAAFDVGVYGLHPELIKLLGKLRYRTSYGQNVLQHSLEVAFICGVMAGELGLDVKKAKRAGLLHDIGKAVDFEQEGPHALIGADLARKYGEDEEIVNAIAAHHEDVPAGSVLAILVQAADAVSGARPGARRELLETYIKRLQDLENIATSFNGVQKAYAIQAGREVRVIVDSGKIRDEEAILLARDIAKKIEEEMKFPGVIKVTVIRETRAVEYAK from the coding sequence ATGGAAGTGGTGGTCGTGGCCCTGGTGGCCCTCCTCGTGGGAGCGGGGGCGGGTTTTGTGTTAGGCTCGCGGCGCAAGGAGTCTGTGGAAAGGGAGGAAAGGCGACGGGCCGAAGAAGAAGCCCGTCTGATCCTGGAGCGGGCCAGGAGGGAGGCCGAAAGTATTACCCAGGAGGCCCGCATCCGGGCCAAAGAGGAACTCCTTCAAGCCAAGGAGAAACTGGAGGAAGAATATCGCCGCAAACAAGAAAAACTGGAAGAAGAATACCGCCACCGGCGGGAGGAGCTCCAGGAAAAGGAAAAGGCCCTGGCCCGTCGGGAGGGCGAGCTTGCCCGGCGAGAAGGAGAGCTGGAGAAGAAAGAGGGAGAGCTTGAGGCCCGCAGCCGGGAGATCGCCGGCCTGCGGGAGGAACTGGCCCGCCAGCAGGAAGAACTCCGCGGGCTCATCGCGGAAGAAAAACGCAAACTGGAGGAGCTCGCCCACCTGAGCGAGGCTGAGGCCCGGGAACTCCTCCTTTCCCGGGTAGAGGAGGAGGCCCGGGAGGAAGCGGCCCGGGTCCTCATGCGGGTGGAGGCCGAAACCAAGGAGGAGGCCCGTCGGAAGGCTCAGGAGATCCTGGCCCTGGCTATCTCCCGCTGCGCGGCCGAATTCGTCACCGAAAAGACGGTCTCTGTGGTACCGCTTCCCAGTGAAGAGATGAAAGGACGCATCATTGGGCGGGAAGGCCGGAACATCCGGGCCTTTGAGGCCGCCACCGGAGTGGATGTCCTCATCGACGATACCCCGGAGGTGGTGGTCCTTTCCTGCTTCAACCCCATCCGTCGGGAGATCGCCCGCCTGGCCATGGAACGCCTGGTGGCCGACGGGCGCATCCATCCGGCCCGCATCGAAGAGGTGGTCAAAAAAGTGGAAGAAGAAATGGAAACCACCATCAAGGAGACCGGAGAAAAGGCCGCCTTCGATGTGGGAGTCTATGGACTGCATCCAGAGCTGATCAAACTCCTCGGAAAACTGCGTTATCGGACCAGCTACGGCCAGAATGTCCTCCAGCATTCTCTGGAAGTGGCCTTTATCTGCGGGGTCATGGCCGGAGAGCTGGGCCTGGATGTAAAGAAGGCCAAGCGAGCGGGGCTTCTTCACGATATCGGTAAGGCCGTAGACTTCGAACAGGAAGGTCCTCACGCCCTCATCGGAGCGGATCTGGCCCGCAAGTATGGAGAGGACGAGGAGATCGTAAACGCCATCGCCGCCCATCACGAGGATGTGCCGGCGGGGTCGGTGCTCGCCATCCTGGTGCAGGCCGCTGACGCCGTCTCCGGGGCCCGTCCCGGGGCGCGTCGGGAATTGCTGGAGACCTACATCAAACGCCTCCAGGACCTGGAAAATATCGCCACCTCCTTTAACGGAGTCCAAAAGGCCTACGCCATCCAGGCCGGCCGTGAAGTACGGGTAATCGTGGACAGCGGAAAGATCCGGGACGAAGAGGCCATACTTCTGGCCCGGGACATCGCTAAGAAAATCGAAGAAGAGATGAAGTTCCCCGGGGTGATCAAGGTCACGGTAATTCGGGAAACCCGGGCCGTGGAATATGCCAAATAG
- the zapA gene encoding cell division protein ZapA encodes MPERLIEFEFAGNRFTFRADLPEEEIEQILDYLEEKKLGLRGKRNLSPLKMAVVLLLEAAADYIRLRREYRLLSEKIGREAIRLSKAIDEELKCLGCA; translated from the coding sequence TTGCCGGAAAGGCTTATAGAATTTGAGTTTGCCGGCAACCGTTTTACCTTCCGGGCGGATCTCCCGGAAGAAGAAATAGAACAAATTTTGGACTACTTGGAGGAGAAGAAGTTAGGCCTCCGGGGGAAGAGAAATCTTTCCCCGTTGAAGATGGCGGTGGTACTCCTGCTGGAGGCGGCGGCCGATTACATAAGACTCAGGCGGGAGTACCGGCTCCTTTCGGAGAAGATTGGGAGAGAGGCCATACGTTTGAGTAAGGCCATTGATGAGGAATTGAAATGCCTGGGGTGTGCGTGA
- the zapB gene encoding cell division protein ZapB, with amino-acid sequence MEIQDLSVLEEKIEKLLQVVNRLRAEREELQLRLQEKEAEVSRLREELNRREEERRAVKERIEHLISRLSQFSEEGA; translated from the coding sequence ATGGAAATTCAAGATCTTTCGGTTCTGGAAGAAAAGATTGAGAAGCTTTTGCAGGTGGTTAATCGTCTGCGCGCGGAACGGGAAGAATTGCAGTTGCGTTTACAGGAAAAAGAAGCCGAGGTTTCTCGGCTTAGAGAAGAGCTTAACCGCAGGGAGGAAGAACGGAGGGCCGTTAAGGAAAGGATCGAACATTTGATCAGCCGGCTCTCCCAATTCTCCGAGGAAGGAGCTTAG
- a CDS encoding DUF4139 domain-containing protein has protein sequence MKRGLLLFFSWLLSLGVASALERVPQGLFLSPQGAHLRETLRLFPEEWKGVTLWFPARFKEEDFRVLRKPEDCRIVWEPLGAGPPAGPVAEKLAALEKEIGEVRGELAALSLAKKHLEGLRRLPGERAGEFLEDLSVRYREILKKERSLKEHLSKLHLQETRLRRALSPKEFSYFRLQASCERPRPLELLVEYPVEGVRFARERELRVLPGQGQLIVRDFLRLKETLGIPLEGLEVVWETFPQGIEIFEPPPFTPWWVDGPQFRTLVQAGRKAEALPSGPEPVPFGKIYRLSGLSLRPGIPEIFPLEERKLSGEFRVEVPAYFRPRAYLAVSFKPGTYLPAARTRIFLGETLLSQRPFPDLKPGKDYTFYLGTDPWVKVEEEVLKDYEETVGVVRKTRRRTRVWQIILDYHHQQGLPVTLYERVPVSHRKEIRVEVKAEPPWEELSPEGRARWRFHLQNGERKTIRLEAVVESPAS, from the coding sequence ATGAAAAGAGGGCTCCTTTTATTCTTTAGCTGGCTCTTATCTCTGGGGGTGGCCTCGGCCCTGGAAAGAGTCCCCCAGGGGCTTTTCCTTTCTCCCCAGGGGGCCCACCTCCGAGAAACCCTGCGACTCTTTCCGGAAGAGTGGAAGGGGGTCACCCTCTGGTTCCCGGCCCGCTTTAAGGAAGAAGATTTTCGGGTGCTCCGCAAGCCGGAGGACTGTCGGATAGTCTGGGAGCCCCTTGGAGCCGGGCCTCCGGCCGGCCCGGTGGCCGAAAAACTGGCCGCCCTAGAGAAGGAAATCGGAGAGGTCAGGGGAGAACTTGCGGCCCTTTCCCTGGCCAAAAAACATCTCGAGGGCCTCAGACGGCTTCCCGGAGAAAGGGCCGGAGAATTCCTGGAAGACCTTTCCGTCCGTTATCGCGAAATCCTCAAAAAAGAACGGTCTCTCAAGGAACACCTATCCAAACTTCACCTCCAGGAGACCAGGTTACGCCGGGCCTTGAGCCCCAAAGAATTTTCCTATTTCCGTCTACAGGCCTCCTGCGAGCGTCCCCGCCCCCTAGAACTCTTGGTGGAATACCCCGTAGAGGGGGTAAGGTTCGCACGGGAAAGGGAATTGCGGGTCCTTCCGGGCCAGGGACAACTGATCGTGCGTGATTTCCTGCGTCTCAAAGAGACCTTGGGGATCCCCCTTGAAGGGTTAGAGGTGGTCTGGGAGACCTTCCCTCAAGGGATAGAGATCTTTGAACCCCCGCCTTTTACCCCCTGGTGGGTGGATGGCCCCCAGTTCCGGACCCTGGTCCAGGCGGGAAGAAAGGCCGAGGCCCTTCCTTCCGGGCCGGAGCCGGTCCCTTTCGGAAAGATCTACCGTCTTTCCGGGCTCTCTCTACGGCCCGGGATCCCGGAGATCTTTCCCCTGGAAGAACGGAAGCTTTCCGGAGAGTTCCGGGTAGAGGTTCCGGCCTACTTTCGGCCCCGGGCTTATCTAGCGGTCTCCTTCAAACCGGGGACTTATCTTCCCGCCGCCCGCACCCGGATCTTTCTGGGAGAGACTCTCCTTTCCCAAAGGCCCTTTCCAGACCTCAAGCCCGGAAAAGACTATACCTTCTATCTGGGGACGGATCCCTGGGTGAAGGTGGAAGAAGAGGTCCTCAAGGATTATGAAGAAACGGTAGGGGTGGTTCGCAAAACCAGACGCCGAACGCGTGTCTGGCAAATCATCCTGGATTATCATCACCAGCAGGGTCTTCCGGTAACCCTCTACGAGAGGGTCCCGGTGAGCCACCGAAAGGAGATCCGGGTGGAGGTCAAGGCCGAGCCGCCCTGGGAGGAACTTTCTCCCGAAGGGCGGGCCCGCTGGCGTTTTCACCTGCAAAATGGAGAAAGGAAGACCATCCGCCTGGAAGCCGTGGTGGAATCTCCGGCCTCTTGA
- a CDS encoding dUTP diphosphatase — protein sequence MKIRVWRKDPRARLPERASEGAVGFDLFALEDQEIPPAEPTFVRTGLVIQTERPYALFIFPRSSLFRKKGLIFPHSAGVIDFDYCGEEDELKILVLNLRGEVVKVAAGERLAQMVLLGVAPEVELEEVSGPPAENSRGGFGSTGGYR from the coding sequence ATGAAGATCCGGGTCTGGCGCAAGGACCCTCGGGCAAGGCTTCCGGAGAGGGCCTCGGAAGGAGCCGTGGGCTTTGATCTTTTCGCCCTGGAGGACCAGGAGATCCCTCCGGCAGAGCCCACCTTTGTGCGCACCGGGCTGGTCATTCAGACCGAAAGACCTTACGCCCTTTTCATCTTTCCCCGCTCCAGTCTCTTCCGGAAAAAAGGGCTCATCTTTCCTCATTCGGCCGGGGTCATCGACTTTGATTACTGTGGAGAGGAGGACGAATTGAAGATCTTGGTCCTCAACCTCCGGGGGGAGGTGGTGAAGGTGGCTGCCGGCGAGCGCTTGGCCCAGATGGTCCTCCTGGGGGTGGCCCCGGAGGTAGAGCTCGAAGAGGTCTCGGGTCCTCCGGCAGAAAATTCCCGAGGGGGTTTCGGGAGCACTGGAGGTTATCGATGA